Part of the Quercus robur chromosome 5, dhQueRobu3.1, whole genome shotgun sequence genome, ttggaatttttttttttttgaaaagttccATATCAAGgcaggaaaataaaaagaataggtAAATAAATTGGATTTAGACCACAGATCTTTAAGTTATCCACAAAGTTATCTGATTcgtcttttttaattttggattaaAGACGAAAGATGATTTCTATattttgtgatttgaaattgaatGGTTATCATTGGCAGATATACAATGTTCTCTCTATTCTCTAATCTATTTGGTTTGAGTATTTAAATAATAGAAGGAATATGGGTATggctgatttttattttttggataacaaTCTGTATAGCCGTCCTTTTTAAAGTCTATGCATGTATATATCACGAATGGGTGTCGACGATAAAGGAATCTGATGGACGGTAGTGGACTTGCTCTTTATACCTTTCTTACTCCTCTCATTTTTCACTTTATCACcctcaagaaaagaaaattaaataaaattgtttttattttgttgttagtGGAAAGGCAAAAGGAAATAGTTGCCTAGTTGGGTTTTGCGTCTCTCAAATTAATCAGctgttttacttttgtttagTGCCCAATTTCACTTTACCAAGTCAAGATTTCAGATGGGTTTACCATCTTGCATCTGATTGGTTCctccaaaatattaattaatgggTTTTGCTTCTCTCAAACTAATTAGTACAAGTAGTTATCTATCTGTTCATTTTGAGAAATAGTTTGGTATTTAAAAGCTCTTGACACCCTTGTTagccaaataataataatgataataataatgagtcatttatttttgttaattagtCCCACATAAATATCGGTTAAATATTATTTGACTAAGTGACAATGATTTCTATTTTCCTTCACAAAAAGTGGAGTGGGAGATTTGAATCCATTTTCTCTCTATAGCAGAAATTGAATTATATCACTATAATATAAGACTCTTACCGTAAGtgataatgaattatttttgaaaatatatcaCAAAAGAAATAGTCGTATGGTAATTTTTAACACACAAATTAGTCTCATATCATGTGATTTTATGGACCATAAAATAGTGCAgctgaaagttaaaaaaaaaaaggccatgaCTATTAAAACTAATGCACAGTAATCTTATCAAATGGTTTACTCTTtactatttcttcttctctggaTTCATAAAATTACAATCCCTATGATTTGTTCATAAAATAAAGAGTTACATTTGGTATTTCAAAACTTGTTAATGTCAGAGTTGGACTCAAATCCAACTTGATTGGGCTACAAATGCAATTGATCAACTAGAAGAAAGAGCCTTTGAAGACTCAGCCAAACTTGACTTGTATGGGtttgaaaaaaagtaaaatttgccCACAGATGAAATTTGGAAAGTAATAATAAAGTAAACTAGACAATTAAAGTTCTTGGTCTTAGCAGTATTATATTTTCTCTGTTTGCAAAGTAACGAAGAAGACATATTTGCTGAATTCAGCCTCTTGATTAATCAAGCCTAGTAACCCTAATTTGCAATTTTGATTTGAGTACATGTTCCTCTTACGGTTGGTTTGTGAGAAAATGTGGGAATATTAAATAAAGTGAAATTCATGAATTTTTGTTTGACTGACATTGTTTGGAAAATAAGCCACTGAACTGGGATTAATATATTTAGTTGGTTTCGTAACATTGATTTAGAATTGTTTAGGAAAAttcctatttttatattatttttttaataagaaaacgtgagaaagaaatagaaagtgaaattttgaatattattactTTACAATGTATGTTTAAGGAATGTAAGAAGGGCAAAACAAtctttttgtaagttttatCTTAATAATTTATGCTCACACTTTAAAGAATTTCTTGATAAATCTATCTCATGgattgagatagagagagatttCATTGGTTTATATAGAAATTATTACATGATGGATATTTCCCATTAAACatgaaagagagaaacaatAGGAGAAAATCATGTATAGGAGAGAATCATGTTAATGTTTCTGACTTTCCAAAGATGAAGAATAGCTGGATATGGTAGGTGATTGAATCCTACTGATTTTTAATCACCTAAAAGCATGCTTccttattttttgctttttttatgTTGCCTTGTTTTCTGCACTTTCACTCCACCTTAAACTTGGCGATCAAGACAAAGGCCAAGTTTGGTCTTCAATTCTCAAAATGGAAGCTTGGAGAGGGGTTTGGTGAAGATATTTGCAAGTTGGTTGTGGGAAGAAATAAAGTGTGTTTCTAGAGAACTAAGTGCCACTCATTCACGCACATAATGATAGTCCAACTCAATATGCTTTGACCTGCCATGGAAGACCAGATTAACTGTCATGCGGAGAGCACTGAGATTGTCACAATGTAGTAATGGGGCATGATAGAGTGGAATTCAAAGATCACAAAGAAGGAAAGATAACCAAGTAAGTTCAATGGTAGTTGAAGCCATGGAACGATACTCAACTTCAGCACTAGATCGGGCCACAATGGGCTGTTTTTTTGCACTCCAAGAGATGTAATTGCTAGCAAGAAATGTGCAAAAGCCAGTGGTAGATCGACAGCTAGTGGGACAACCAACCTAATTAGCATAAGAAAAGACATATAAATCAAGTGTGCTTGAGGCCAAAATACGCATACCAAAATGAGCAGTGCCTTGAACATAACGTAGAATGCGTTTAACAAGTTGGTAATGGGCCATGGTAGGATTCTACATGAATTTGCAAACAAAATTCACACTATAGGAGAGGTCAGGATGAGTGAATGTTAGGTATTGTAACCCACTAACAATGCTACGGTTAGGGCTGTCCAACTTACttgcccgaacccgacccggaaCCACCTGATCCGACGAATCCGGCGGTCGGACTTAGGTCTTGACGCTGGCGGGTCGATTTCAGATCTCCTCTTTCCAAAACCCGTGAAACCCAACCTGCTTGAAGACCATTAACTCCGGCCATTTTTCCCAGATTTTCGGCTACATTTTTACCTATTTTGGTGATTTCTGGCATGATATACACCAGATCTGGTTGAATCAGTGAtttctttgcatgatttggtggAAATCTCACCAGATTTGACGAGTTCTCATCAAATCTTGGACGGATTTGGCAGGATCTCACTGGATCTGGCAAGACCTCGTTGCGTTTCAATAAATTCCGATGATTTTCGGTTTCACTCGAAACCGACACCACCCGTTGGCAACCCAAACCGACGAACCCATTACTGTACACAGGTCGGttgcgggttgggcacaaacctaACCCGCCCGACCCATGGACAGCCCTAACTACGGTAATGGGTGGGATTGGGGTACAACTTAGTAGAGGTAAGGATATGGCGACCTTTGGATGGCATAGGAGTGGAGATGGGTTTGCAAGAACGCATTCCACCACAATCAAGGAGGTCTAATGCATAACGTGTTTGGGAAAGAAATAGACCATAAGTAGTTCGATGAACTTCTATGCCAAGGAAGTGATGGAGAAAACCCAAGTCCTTGATTGAGAACTCACAACCCAATTGAGAAATAAGCCAATAGTAATTCGAGTAGGATTATCACTAGTGATCACCATATCGTCAACATAGAGAAGGAGCATAAGAACACCATGGCAAGAGTGGCAAATAAACAAATTGGGGTCAATGATACTACAATAGAACCCAAGTTGAAGCAAGTAGTCGCTAAGTCAATCAAACCAGGCTCGAAGAGCTTGTTTGAGACCATAGAGAGCACGATTTAGTTGACATACATAGTTAGGGTGTTCGTAATCAATATAGCCTGGAGGTTGTTGCATGTAATTGGCATAGATAAAGAGCCATGCTGGAATGCATTTTTAACATCCAATTGATGAATTTCCTAGCCTTTAACAACAACAAGAGTAGGAACAAGTCGAATGAATAacatgagaaatttttttgagaaatctacACCATTAACTTGGTTGAACCCTTTTGCTACTAACTGAGCTTTAATACGTTCAAGGGAGCCATCAGCTTTCAACTTTGCTTTATAAATCCACTTACAACCCACCACATTCATATCAGGTCTAAGGGGAATAAGAGTCCATGTTTTATTTGCTGCAAGGGCAGCTAATTCCTCATCCATTGTTGCTAACCAACCAAGGTGGCGTTTAGCAGTAGTGATGGTGCATGGTTCAATTGGGACTGCATGAGAGTGGTGTGCTACATGGAGATTAAGATACTTAGGATTGGGCTTGCGAACCCCAGCCTTGGACTGAGTGAGCATTGAATGATCTGGTAAGCTTGATGGAGTAGAGAGGGCAGAAAATAAGGAAGCATGATTTTAGGTGATTGAATCGTTTTCTGCACTTTCACACTCATCACATTATCAAATACCTTCACAATTGATCAAATTGAAACatattaaggattttttttttttttttttttttgagaagaaatcaTCACAAGGAAATTAATCAGTGTAAGTAACTAAGCACACCACAAGGGTGGTAATTGTAAtgatcatttttaattatattgtgTTGGTAGAAAAGTTTAAATATAGACTATTTTATGAGATCAATTAATATGCTTTTGGTTAtggtaactaaaaaaaatgcaaaacaacaTTTGATCTAAAAACATCCTCAATTAACGGGTTAGAAAGCGAAGTGTGAGAAAAATCTTGCAGACAACCATGATGGGAATTCATTAACCCTTTCTGATCTTCAAAGACATTCCAATTGCATATGTCCAAATCTTTAATTAATGTTGAAAAGGCCATCGACATCtcattagagagagaaaaaaaaaacaaaaaacaaaaaagcaaaaaaaacaaaaaaggaaaactgAAAGATAATGATGTCTCAAAGAACAGCAATTCAGCCAATTTTATTATAAGACGCACGAAAGGCCCCAACTCCAAACTTTCATGCTGATAAGTGGACCAAAAAAGCTTgacaaatttttactaattattacatttaataaaatcaaaaaaacaGGTAGTAGTACTATGAATGAAAGTTTAAGgttgaaaatgaaaaagcaCAAAAATTACGGGCTGAGTGTCTGACAGATCATCACCTTTCCTTATCACCCCAAACCAATGAAATTGTAAAAccccaaaattcccaaaacaGCCCCAACTCACCACCCTTTATATCAGTTACAACACGAAGTCTCAACCAGTAATTTTCTCAAATCCCAAGGGCAAATAATAGCAGCAGTAGTAACAGGACAAGAACAAATGCTACTACTTTAGCTTTTGCCGCGTCCACATTGCTTTGCTCCCAGAGCAGAGGAGAGGACTATGTTGTAGCGTTGTTACTTGTTACTTGTTACTTGttacactctctctctcccactgtgcataattttttttttaaaggaaaaaaatagctttttgaTTAGGAAAATAGGTAtcagaaaatttgaaaagaaaaaaaataaaagaaagaatgaagctTTGGAGGTGACTGGtgagcatctttttttttttcttcgacCAGTCTAGTCTTCTCGAatattttgctttttctcttttcttttctctctgtctcttaaAATTTCCTAGCactttcactcttttttataGTTATATTTCTCAGAGCTtgagaggtagagagagagagagagagagagagtctgtgAGAGTTGGATCTCTTCTGAATTAAGTTTTCaactcctttttttcttttttggataacgATCAGCTAAAGGGTTCTCTCTGTATCTGGTatgttacttttcttttttttttcttttttgttttggatcaTATCTGTGTTAATATATGTCTACTGCTGTATTCAGCTaaattcatttcaaattttggtgtttttctttttaagtgaatttctgttaattttgttgggttttttggttactaaattttgagtttttttcttttttggtgggttGGTTTTAATCAATTAGCATCGTTTCTACAGAGAATTACTTTActatttcttggattttttttgtaaagttgtgcTGATCACACATATGTCTGATTTGAAATGATATGGGGTGTTTAAGAGTGTTTGTTTTTTGGGTGAAATggactaacttttttttcccctctctctctctctgtctctgggGATTTATGTTTATTATACTGATAAATATGCTTATAAATTGTGTGTAATTGGGTTGCTCTTTGGTCTAAAGTTTCATTGGTTTTGATAAGAAattgggtttgttttgttttgtggatTGCAGGGCTTTGTAGTGAACTAAGGTTGGAGAGGGGTTTTTGTAATGGGGAAGGGTTCAAAGAGCAATTGTAGGTCTGTATCACATAAGCTATTCAAGGATAAGGCGAAGAACCGGGTTGATGACCTGCAAGGGATGTTCATGGATTTGCAGTTTGCTAGGAAGGAAAGTCGCACGGTTGATGTTGCTGTGCTTGAGGAGCAAGTCCATCAGATGCTTCGTGAGTGGAAATCTGAGCTCAATGAGCCCTCTCCAGCTTCATCTTTGCAACAAGTTAGTATTTGTAATGgatttgttaacttttttatttatcttgaagtacatatataaatttgtatgtaatatatgtatatgtattgcAACAAGTACATTGTGTGTGAATTAAGAATTCGTGATATTAATGCTTGAATATCGATTGGCATGATTGTGAAATCTTTGGTCTTTGTGTGATAATGTATAGGGTGGTAGTCTTGGGTCGTTCTCCTCGGATATCTGTCGTCTATTGCAGCTTTGTGAGGAGGAAGATGATGCCACTAGTCCATTAGCTGCACCGAAGCCTGAGCCTAATGATCAAAGCGTGCAAGTTGGAGGTGATGTGGTCTTTCAAGAGGTAGGTTTTCTGAACTTTATGATGACTCTTGTTATGTTCTGTGTGTTTTATGTGAGTTTTgttgattaaaatttaagatCAGATTGGATTTGTTAATATGTGACTTTGGATGTAAGACATTAATTGGACTATgagatataaaagaaaagggaggGCTAAGGGCTTGCTCTCTTTTGATCCTGTTTAATAATTAAGATCCTTAACATTATGATAGCTGAACATTGGGATGGCAAAAGGGTGGAGCAGGTTGGGATGTGCGGGGGGAGGTATTTTGCCATCCTTAACTAGATGGTGCCAGTGTTTATTAGAGTATGAGtgatgagagagaagagggagGGGCGGCAGTGAGAGtatggaaagagagagaggtgacAGCTTTGAGCGATGGTTATAAGATgtgtaataattaaattaagcaCATACACTTGGGGTGGAATGGAATAGGCAATATTCCTGCCACTCTGCCCCCCTCTTCAAGGCGGGAAAACCAGCTCAGGGTGGGGCCGTTTTTCCATTTCTATATTGACATTGACTTTTTGATGAGGTATTGATGACTTGATGTTTTTGTGCTGCATTTCTTAGTAGCCTCAGTGATATGATTATAAAGGCTCATGCTCAATGAACTGAGATGAGCTTCAgcttgcttttttattttgaaatgaagcttcAGCTtgttttaagaatttcactttTGTTGGTTTTGGCATATTAATAGGATCAAGTAGGCGTGTGGATATAATCTGGTAGTTATCAAAAGTGGAATTGTTCAATATAATATCATTTAAAGCTTGATAGTTGTTCATGCTTAATTTTGAGGTTCCAACTATTAACTATAGGGAACATGGGGAATTTGACAATTTCAATGACACTAAGGAATAGAAGTTATGAGAATAATATAGTGGAGAAGAGCCTTTACAACGATTATTCATTTTCTTGTGCTTTAATAAAGGAGATTGACCTGGATTTgcctgcttttttttttttttttgggggggagggggggggcgGGGGGACATGTGGCAATAAGTGGGACCTAGTTAGCAGGCCTCACTGACCCTAGGGCATGGATTTTGGTTTGGCTCACCATATTGGAAAGTTCGACCTTAATAAAATACTATCATAATGTAATTGAAATAATTATCTGTGCAGGTTCCTAGATCTGTCACTCAAAGCATTAGTTTTCATTCCTGGATTTAAGGTATCATTGTGTGGAATGCTTTTAACTTGCTTAATGCTATACTGGTGAACCTAGTACTATAGTAGTTGTTTTTTAATCCTTCCAATGAAAAGAAATCACTACGCATGATATAAGGGGGCAGAAAATTATGCTGTAAGTGAACTCTTTTAGCTAGCATATTTATGCTTTGGTTTTTACTTTGATTGTGttctattattaatattttccttCTTAAGTTtcattatatacatttttttatatgtcACTAGGTTTGAAAATGAGCATTCGCTGATAATTGTAATTGATATGTTGCTGGGATTTAATGTGAATCAGGGGCAACAGGACCATAGTTTTCCATTGATTGGTGAATGCAAAAATTCCTCTTCAGAAGTTCGTGATATGGCAGTTAATAACTTGGAAGGGGCTACTCAGGTGGACTATAATCAGTTTGATTTGCAACCAGATTTTGAACACAACTTCTATTCTGGTATTAATGGTACGGGTTTGTCTGCGGAGGATGCTGTTCCTCATACTTCTAGCTATCTCCCAAGTATATGCCCTCCACCTTCTGCTTTCTTAGGCCCAAAATGTGCACTTTGGGATTGTCCAAGGCCTGCTCAAGGCATGGAATGGTGTCAAGACTATTGCAGTAGCTTTCATGCTGCTTTAGCATGGAATGAAGGTCCACCTGGCATGGGTCCTGTTCTAAGACCTGGAGGCATTGGCCTAAAGGATGCTCTGCTTTTTTCTGCTCTTAGTGCAAAGGCACAAGGAAAAGATGTTGGTATCCCAGAATGTGAGGGAGCTGCAACTGCAAAGTCTCCATGGAATGCACCTggtaggttttattttttccttatccTTTCTCAATTTGTTACTGGTCATTTATAATAGTTGGAACCGAGTACATTCTAAACTCAGATGACATTCTTTCTAAGTTGATTAGTTAATTCTGCTATATGCTTGCAGAACTCTTTGATCTTTCAGTTCTGGATGGTGAAACAATTAGGGAATGGCTCTTTTTTGATAAGCCTCGAAGAGCATTTGAGAGTGGGAACAGAAAGCAAAGGTCGCTGCCAGATTACAGTGGGCGTGGTTGGCATGAGTCAAGGAAGCAAGTGATGAATGAATTTGGAGGCCTGAAGAGATCCTACTATATGGATCCACAGCCACTTAACCATTTTGAGTGGCACCTCTATGAATATGAGATTAATAAGTGTGATGCTTGTGCTTTGTATAGATTGGAACTGAAACTTGTTGATGGGAAGAAGAACTCCAAAGGAAAGATAACCAATGATTCAGTTGCTGATCTGCAGAAGCAGATGGGAAGGCTCTCTGCTGAATTTCCATCTGATAATAAGCGCTCTGTGAAGGGGAGGGCCAAGGTTAATGCAAAGGTTGGTGTTGGAAGCGTTTATCCCGTTCCAAATCGAATGGCACCAACAAATGGGACATATGAGTATGGGGTAAATGCACCGTATGATTATCTTGTGGACAATATAAATGAATATTACCTGACATAATCGAGGAAACTTGGATGGATGTAGAACAAGCTGCGTGCTGTTTAGTTACATTAGGCAGTCTTGGAATTTATGTTTTGCACTTTTCTCTTCAGTCGTTCGGTCTTCAATAACATGAAACAAAGCTCATTATTTTTGCCATTTGGAGAATTGTGAATAGCTCATTCTCACATGACATGCTGTATTCGACTTTCCTTTGACTTTCCTAGATGCCGGAGCTTATTTCTAACTTCTGGAAGATGGTGACAAACAGGGAAAATGGGTGCGCCTTACCCTAGCCCATTTTTCTAACTAATTGTGATATGTTGAACGCTAGAGACCATTTACTTTCACCAATACTGGAATAGGTGGATGCATATTATTGCTATAATATATGTCATATTATGTGTTTTTGAAGTTAAGCCAATGATATTAGTCTTTTGGCAAGCCACTCAAAAGGCAGTCTGCAACATGTAATGTGGAAAGTTGCTGCTGgtatataatatttatctatttagCTGATGTTGAAGGATCGCTCTTTAGTTTTCTTACCATGATGATcattcaaaaattttgttttcttaccATGAGCATTCAAAAA contains:
- the LOC126728231 gene encoding uncharacterized protein LOC126728231; translated protein: MAGVNGLQAGWVSRVLERGDLKSTRQRQDLSPTAGFVGSGGSGSGSGKILPWPITNLLNAFYVMFKALLILVGCPTSCRSTTGFCTFLASNYISWSAKKQPIVARSSAEVEYRSMASTTIELTWLSFLLCDL
- the LOC126726060 gene encoding transcription factor VOZ1; translation: MGKGSKSNCRSVSHKLFKDKAKNRVDDLQGMFMDLQFARKESRTVDVAVLEEQVHQMLREWKSELNEPSPASSLQQGGSLGSFSSDICRLLQLCEEEDDATSPLAAPKPEPNDQSVQVGGDVVFQEGQQDHSFPLIGECKNSSSEVRDMAVNNLEGATQVDYNQFDLQPDFEHNFYSGINGTGLSAEDAVPHTSSYLPSICPPPSAFLGPKCALWDCPRPAQGMEWCQDYCSSFHAALAWNEGPPGMGPVLRPGGIGLKDALLFSALSAKAQGKDVGIPECEGAATAKSPWNAPELFDLSVLDGETIREWLFFDKPRRAFESGNRKQRSLPDYSGRGWHESRKQVMNEFGGLKRSYYMDPQPLNHFEWHLYEYEINKCDACALYRLELKLVDGKKNSKGKITNDSVADLQKQMGRLSAEFPSDNKRSVKGRAKVNAKVGVGSVYPVPNRMAPTNGTYEYGVNAPYDYLVDNINEYYLT